The DNA window AAGCACGCGCACAGCCCTTGCCACCGTCCCTCATTTCCGACGATAGGCTGACCCTGCGATCACGGCTGCCGGCCTGCCGTGCTCCTCGCTGCGACGCACGGCCGTCGTCTCCACGTAGTCCGACCGCGCGCGGCGGTGCAGAGTGCCGGACGCCATGTCGACGAcgctcgccgcggcggcgctgtcGGGCAGCTCCGAGTAGTCGATGAGGTGCCGCCTGCTGCCCCCGCCGCGGGAGCTGCCGCCGTCCGACGAGACGGAGCGGTACCCGCTCCGCTCCTGGCTCCTCCTGAACGCGTCGATCACGAACGGGATCAGCCCTTCCATTGCTGCTGTGTGTTCCaagctttccttttttttctttcgcgAAGTGGTTGTGGTTCACGCCCTTGCTTTTGCTTACTTCGCTTGCGTTGCTTCGTGCCGTGCCGAGGACTGGGGCCGTGCGCATTTATACAGGCGGGTCCGAGCCTTCCCGGCATGGACCCGGGCGCGCAAATTTGACTGGCCGGCTTGGAAATTTCGCCGGCCGGCTGCCCGACCTCCTGCTGGAATCCATTTCGTCACATGGTCAGCAGGCAAACCTGGGCACCCCAGTCCGTCTCGGATAAGTTCCCCCGGCAAGATGGCGGCGTTGATGTTGCCGTGCGAAACAGTGGGCGATCGGAGGATCTTCTCCTGCAAGGGTTGCGTGCACACGCAACCGATCGAAGAAGCACCACTGTTTTGACCTCACCTGCCCTGCTTGGAAAGGTGTGGATTCGTCAGCAGAGAGCAGATAATGGATGGATCATTTGTTATCTTGGACCGGCTGAAGATTCTGTTAGTAGCACTATAATAACCATACGTTCCACGTCATAAAGCTGATGCTCAGCTGATCACGGCTCAGAGTATCCATTGCCCGTTGGTGTTCATCTGATCAGGTTCGGCAATGTGAGTTTAACTTTTATTCTGGTTCAAAATAAAAGTTTAAACTTTATGAAGTGAAGCGATCTACAGGTTTAGTTCTCTAAATCCATTCTATTCTGAATTGAGAAAAAACTTAGAATGGAAAAAAGGAACGTGATTTCGGATGAGCACGTTGATCACGTGATCGGATAAGCTTCGCCCTGCCTGTGCACGAGTCTCATTTCCCTGATGTCCATGACATTAGTACAAGGGGCCGCAGTCACAAGCTAACAGCGGCTTAGATACCTGCTCATTGACCAACGTTCATGGTTGTCGGCTGCTTTTCGCGTCAATGCCGCAGGCAACCtgaccacgccgccgccctaTCGTAATGCGAAACAAAGGTTTCTACCAGCAATGCCGCGAGGTTGTTTCCTCAGAAGCTTCAGCGTCACAAGGCTTGCGACCCTGACGTCGACTTCAACAGTCGCAATTTTCATTGCAAGCGACCTTTTGTTACATACTACATTACCCGATGTCCATTTCGTTCAGAAGATTCAGTGATACTGAACGTGGTTTCGACAATGGACAGGCACAGGCACCCGGCGTTATCAGTGGCTCAGCTGGATCAAGAAAACTCACGACGTCGTATGCGCATCTCAATGCACGCCCTATTTAGTAATGCGCCCCCGATATAGTTATGAAAAGGTATGTTCGGAATTCTATATATTAATTTCCATGACAGAGAACACGATATGACAACATTACCAAATTGCAGAATCATTTCTTCTCATGGTACCCACTTACATTCAatcaagttcaaaagaaacggGAAAACAATTGTAATAGGAAAATATTAAGCATATAATGAATAAAGTGCTACTCTAAAACAGGAGGATTAAAGACTTTTAAGAATTTCGCAGTGATGAGGATCAACTTCTTTTccgtttctttcttttttgaaaaaGGAATCAAATTCTTAATCTGAACAGGTCCAAAAACAAAAGGCAACTTCAACAGGGCAAATGGCTAATTTAACATCTAGTGGCAAGATGCAGGGAGGACAATGCAGGACGACAGATATAATTACTCCATATAATACCTTCATTGCAAAAACTGCATTAGTAGCAGCATGCAAAACAGAGTCACAAAGCATTCAAGCAACCAGAATTCACATCTTAGGACAGTCAGACTTGCAGACGACTATAACATAGGATTTAAAGACAACAAATCACCATAGGCCTTCAAGTGCGATAActtcttttttttgaaagataagTGCGATAACTTCTTGACACACTACTACCATGATGGTTGACCCGAAATTAAATAGACACTTGAGTAAGGTAACTTCACGACACATCACTGCCATGATACTGATTAAGTTCGGCATCTTCTTGAAACATTACTGCCATGATTGTGACTTGTCATTTTGTTCTTAAGCTCCTCCAGAAGAGGACAGTGCTGGCCCATGCACATCAAGCTCTggatctgaaacaaaggggGACAGAGTCAAGCAAAATAGTGGTATGCAGAAGGTGGCAGACAAAAAGTGAATAAGAGAGGATATGTACTTACAGCTGCTTTTCAATTGTTTCTGCGTAGGTGTAGTAAACCCGAGCTGTTGCTGCTGTGGCGTCCTTCCATGGGCCAGCACAGGCATGAGGTTGGCTGATTGCTAATCAGAGTCTTCGTACAAACCGTCATCATCAGAAAGCTCATCAAATGAGCGGATATCCAGCTGGTAGCGCAACATACCACCAATGCCACCAAATCCTCTACAGAACTGTGATCCCTCTTGAGACTTGTTGGTGACAAACTCAAGCGAGCAGCCAAACTTCTTGTATTCATTAGCAAACCATTCCAAGAGAGACATCTTCTCCTGAACTTCCAGCTCAGCATTGGTGGTTGGATCACGGAAATTGCTCTGGTCAGCTTCCTGCTCTTTGTTCAGATGTTTTATAGTAACTTCACCAGAGGCACTGTTCTTGAGCACATATCTGTTGATATCCAGATTCTCCCACACTATCAGGGTCTCCACGGCACCCATTTCAAGTGCCTTCAGggtgtcatcaacaccaaacaCATATTTCCCAGTGTCCTGACTGATCTCTTCAAAGTACTTGCCGATCAGCTTCTTCTCTTGAATGAACTTCACATTTGCTAAGATCTCAGCTGACAATTCAATAGCTTGGTTGAAACCATTTTCACCACCATAAGAAACATCAACCACATTAAGTATCTTTGCTTGAAGTCGCTGATCAAACATGTCAGATTGGCTCAGCTCTGTCTTAAAATCAGCAGAACCAGCAAGAATGAGCCCGGCAACATTAGGCTGACTAGTAGCTGGATTGATGAAAAACTGTGTAGCAAGCTCAGCAGTTTTGCGGACATAGTTGTGGCGTTTCTCCATCCGAAGCCGAGCAAAACGCAAAGCAGACTGTCCTCCTCTACCATGCTTCTTTGGGAGATCAACAGTGAACTTGTGAAGCACTTCACGGGTATTGCCACTTAGTGTGCCAAAAAGAGTACCATTACCATCCATGACAATGAACCCAAACTTGTCATCAGATTCTAAGAGCTCATTTAGAGCCTCAGTGTGGAACTTGTTGTCACAAAGGTATAGCGACACATTAATAGGCTTGAAGGGCTCAAAATCAATAGTaactttcttttcctttccatcTTCAGTAACAATGGTTCCAGTGTAGAGAACCAATCCGTTCGGAGGCACTTTGTTGTAGAGCTTCAACCTCTGTTGAGCTGAGGTGATGGCAGCCAAAACAGATTGACGATTAACTCTACTCTTGATGTTTGAAGCAGTACCATATTCATCACCTAACATCTTAGCCACTCGAGCAATCTGATCACGTGGAGGCATGATAAGAGAGATCATGCTTGTGCCATTGCCTCTAGCGGACTCCAATGCCTTGATCAGCTTCTTAATCTTCCAAATCTCAATGTTCCTATCAGTCTCATGGCTGTCAGACATCTTGACTAGGTCTGGATGATTAGTCAACCTGTGGAGACCACAaaacacacaaacaaacataatATGAGACATGAATAAAAACATCAAGCCCAATTCTCAAAGTGAAATGAAAATAGAGAATGCATCATAACAATTGACTATTAGAATTAAATGAATGTTCTCCAAGTTTCGTTAACAAGATTTGCATTTCCAAAGGCCCAGTTGAACCATCATTAAAATCCAAACTAAGGTAACATATAAACAAACAATAAggaggggggcggggggggggggggggggggggagggggttgATTGAAAAGTGCAACTATTTTAATGGAACTAACATCCTCCCCACATAATTTGTTTGGATTGCCAATATTTCCAGGAATGAAATAGATATATAATATTTGTACTGTGGTACTCAGACACAAGACCAGCACAAGAGTTTTGTAGTGCAAACAGATAAGctagaaaaaaaaaagttaaTATTCGTGTGATTCACTACATGTGTTCCATCTGAGACATCTCAAATTAGTTTGCAGTGTGCAGAAACCATTGTATAGTGAAATCACTTCAGTTAGCTGGCAAATCTAGGTTCACAAACAACTATATATAGAAGTAAATTAAAAGGCACCAAATATGATCCTGCTAACAAAATAAGTAAGAAAATTAGGTATAGAATATAATTCATACAAAATTGCACTTAACAAGGGCCGTAAACTTCTGATATGTTGTCATAACCAACTTTGACAATCCTCCAAGCTCATATCCACTTGCACTGTTTACCTTAGAGAAGGTAACTCTTAAGGAGGAATAGGTTCTATTGCATATCTAAGAAACTTCTAGCTCCCAAGATACTGTTTGGAAATCTAGCAAATTAAGAACAAAAGTACGGGTGGTGAAAAGTAAAACCAAGATGATATGGATGCACTTGTTGAGGTAGACAAATTGCTTTTAGTCAGTGCTTTCTCATGTAAATCTATAGGCTCTCTAACTGGTACTGCACCTACTGGGCTGAACTCTAAATACCAGATAATCAAAATAACATCAATTCATACATTCAGAATCACCACCTCTGAATTCTCAAACATGTATCTAGGGATCGATATAATCTACTCTTTCTTCCACATAACCAATAAATAAACCAAACCAAAACATCGACTAGAAATACCAAGCGCAGCACGGATCCACAAATCTGCGTCCCTAAACACTCGTGGGCAGATGAAGGAGCTGCGGACGGCAGCCCGCCCAAACAGATCGTGCTATAACGACGGCAACAGATCCCAGCACGATCTAGAAATTTCACAAAACCCCAGATCGTCTCAGTACTAGACCCGATCGGATGAACCGCAACCGGCTACGACTACCCGATCGCGACCGAATCTGACGATTACGTCAAGGAACAAACGCGCTGCACGATCCGATCGGATCCGAGCGACACACAAACGACTACATGCCCTGAAGAATTTCGGCGCTGCGAGACGGGATTGAACCGAGGAAGAGCGGATCGGAGCTAGGGTTCCTTACCGAGGAGCgagggccggcggcggaggcggagcgcAGCCGACTTCTCGCGTGTggaggcgggggggggggggggggtgggggtgtTGTCTAAGGGAAACCCTCGCGCCGTCTGGTTGTCGGCTGTTGTGGTTGTGGCCCGATAAGGCCAGGGCAGATATCAGAGCCGCGTCGTTGCGGGCGCGATCAGgtggccgcctgggcccgcgTGCAGTGGAAGCGCGTGACTCGGCGGGCAGACCTAGGGCTGCGGTTGACCAGTTCATCGCGTGCGGACTTGCGGTGGCAGGAGGAGCAGGCCAGCAGCCCAAGAAAACACGGACCTGGTGATTGGAACCCAATTTCAGCTAGCAACATTTAAGGCCCAATATGATATATGCACCAAAAAGATCGTCGAGGGCAGATCAATAGCAAGGCCCAAAAATCACCGTACATGTTTTGAATGGCCGATTGACTGCACTGTATAGTACTGCTGATGGTCCTTCAGTAGTTCATACCTCACTTTTGTTTAACCTGTTCCGTACTAGATACCTAGATGAATGAAGACTCCCATATGCGTTAGGATCAGGAAGAAGTGGGGAAAAACCAAACGGGAACAGAAAGGGGAACTGAAGGAAATTgcaaggagcagcagcagcaactcaCTGATTACGGAAAACAAAGGTCTTGCCACGGCGGCGCCACTACTGCTACTGCTACTCTAGGGATACTATTAGGGCTGTTCTCCTAGGATGAGCTTACAGACCAGGGGACCGAAGCCTAAAATCAGGTGGCTTGATCATTACATTAGCAACAGAACTGCATTAAGCTAGATACTGTTTAACATCTGAAAAGAGCACTTAAGCGCAAAACGCGCCCGATTTTGATAAGAAGTTAAGAACCTTGGATGCGAAACGGATGCCATCCACAAAGTCTCCAACTTGTCGCTGGAAACGCCGACTTGAACTGAATGGATGCTAACTGACTAAACTGACAACTGAAGACTGAATAAACTGAATGGACTTGCTCTTCAGGTTCAGTGCAGCCTGACAATATGGCCATATCTTTGGAAGTTCGGAAAGTTCCATCACCAAACTGCACGATCGCTTCAGTTGGACAGACGCAGAAAAAACATCAACCCGTGAATAACCAAAGACCCTGATCTCCACTGAGTGGTCAGTCAGGAGGAACGAAGCCG is part of the Panicum hallii strain FIL2 chromosome 2, PHallii_v3.1, whole genome shotgun sequence genome and encodes:
- the LOC112882968 gene encoding uncharacterized protein LOC112882968, which codes for MEGLIPFVIDAFRRSQERSGYRSVSSDGGSSRGGGSRRHLIDYSELPDSAAAASVVDMASGTLHRRARSDYVETTAVRRSEEHGRPAAVIAGSAYRRK
- the LOC112880673 gene encoding eukaryotic peptide chain release factor subunit 1-3-like; translation: MSDSHETDRNIEIWKIKKLIKALESARGNGTSMISLIMPPRDQIARVAKMLGDEYGTASNIKSRVNRQSVLAAITSAQQRLKLYNKVPPNGLVLYTGTIVTEDGKEKKVTIDFEPFKPINVSLYLCDNKFHTEALNELLESDDKFGFIVMDGNGTLFGTLSGNTREVLHKFTVDLPKKHGRGGQSALRFARLRMEKRHNYVRKTAELATQFFINPATSQPNVAGLILAGSADFKTELSQSDMFDQRLQAKILNVVDVSYGGENGFNQAIELSAEILANVKFIQEKKLIGKYFEEISQDTGKYVFGVDDTLKALEMGAVETLIVWENLDINRYVLKNSASGEVTIKHLNKEQEADQSNFRDPTTNAELEVQEKMSLLEWFANEYKKFGCSLEFVTNKSQEGSQFCRGFGGIGGMLRYQLDIRSFDELSDDDGLYEDSD